Proteins encoded in a region of the Scyliorhinus canicula chromosome 2, sScyCan1.1, whole genome shotgun sequence genome:
- the zdbf2 gene encoding DBF4-type zinc finger-containing protein 2 isoform X2 yields the protein MTVPVVTDRTRNSLYQRHSRGRAGEAIVVAVRSCTLVWIRSTYMDLPSISAPLLPKKELADIHSYQDDKDTVETREELPSTDNESIRSAHLLVGRNTSYNRAKGSGASPMFIGAPPSHKDSIIKEPTFGEQLMDISSPTHKDLCRTAFLGVSEGVLSCNKMDKHGHRIALGLYKPAPRKGIKDHDKSMAVSPPRCEQHEHWSPTLAQMNFPNVSSGPAFRFSKLHNINSQGAIAGSSLPQLRDYTGPSSPRCTGGPSQAEENKPQTRNTVTCLSTLKETKIVDRIEDLVSETIETVIQKYCNRQAPQSQDSDSENSAAEVKGMPTYCQLEKKRKAVETGRKSSVPGIKRPPEGDHHPCTSSNGNEMICNKQAIKDTASCFKKMLSLTLSNDRKSGGHHQGTGEDGSSDGSICSLGSQLGHLRSTSSSEWDASVKVEKDCSRLASKDLDLLTDTQITLEDRDYKTQLSSVLHFQPDVCDKMEEENLIPSENGVKVENVEEKPQQPLEVEQKLRSLPYVPACFAGKTWSEIMAEDDLKVEALVKEFKEGRYLCYFDSESLANHGKKLRKKHRSDVKDVSKVTSKASVDTSLDVTVPEMLPHLQERNDEAEPSPAPCKPEVDKKPALRHCRLASRCQVVKVSHGTQTSEVSYPVVKTKSRRLQQEPENIWTGPEQEERADMKTRLCSLRLPRAYSKIMSPVQPRTVIYVLSSPDFTSAAQAVSRDGKRNSKASEDSASPTKYKYKKSPVRYYDPATNRIVKTPPSTFSSERLRRSSHHVRQLFRSLSPDINMGQLTDDRKCSTNKSWMKADVLKAGVKSGNGGSLQHPGNATTSMPWPAGGLKTKDWALGESPSSDCPSKSTGTASSSRQPSLSKSLMGSDGPPPPRRFSDQKSVILSPLRRNTPESPFGKLNVYVGPRSRRAPEKENPRAGSGEEVLSSLRGVSSQSDSGGLTTAVGPPPPRRPRLRSSFRAVPNKDGSSGAKVLRREAEHSNVAAREKATLRHSPRQGTRKRK from the exons ATGACAGTGCCAG TGGTGACGGACCGTACCCGGAACAGCCTATACCAGAGACACTCACGAGGCAGAGCAGGAGAGGCTATTGTGGTTGCTGTAAGGAGTTGTACACTTGTCTGGATCAG GTCAACATACATGGATCTGCCATCCATTAGTGCTCCACTTCTGCCGAAGAAGGAGCTTGCAGACATACATTCTTACCAAGATGACAAGGATACTGTTGAGACCAGAGAGGAGTTACCTAGCACGGATAACGAATCTATCCGATCAGCACACTTGCTAGTTGGGAGGAACACCAGTTACAACCGGGCCAAAGGCAGCGGTGCATCTCCTATGTTCATTGGGGCTCCACCAAGTCACAAAGACAGCATAATTAAAGAACCAACATTTGGAGAGCAGTTGATGGACATCAGCTCCCCTACCCATAAAGACTTGTGCAGGACTGCTTTCttgggtgtgagtgagggggtcCTCTCGTGCAATAAAATGGATAAGCATGGACATCGCATTGCTTTGGGCTTGTATAAACCTGCACCAAGGAAAGGAATAAAGGACCATGATAAGTCCATGGCTGTCAGCCCACCCAGATGCGAGCAGCATGAACATTGGAGTCCCACACTTGCTCAAATGAACTTTCCGAATGTCTCCTCAGGGCCAGCTTTTAGGTTTTCTAAATTGCACAACATTAATTCTCAGGGCGCAATAGCAGGATCTTCTCTTCCTCAACTCAGGGACTACACCGGGCCCAGTAGCCCACGATGTACTGGTGGGCCAAGCCAAGCTGAGGAGAACAAGCCACAGACCAGGAACACTGTCACTTGCCTCAGTACTCTCAAAGAAACCAAAATAGTGGACCGCATAGAGGATTTGGTCTCCGAGACCATTGAGACAGTCATTCAGAAATACTGTAACAGACAGGCACCACAATCGCAAGACAGTGACAGTGAGAATTCAGCAGCGGAAGTGAAAGGAATGCCTACATATTGCCAgcttgaaaagaaaaggaaagcagTAGAGACGGGCCGGAAGAGCAGTGTTCCAGGGATAAAAAGGCCCCCTGAAGGAGACCACCATCCTTGTACCTCTTCAAACGGTAATGAAATGATTTGCAACAAACAGGCAATTAAGGATACAGCGTCTTGCTTCAAGAAGATGCTGTCTTTAACTCTCTCCAATGATAGGAAATCTGGCGGGCATCATCAGGGCACTGGTGAAGATGGTAGTTCTGACGGCAGCATTTGTTCTCTTGGCAGCCAACTGGGGCACCTGCGGTCCACCAGCAGCTCCGAATGGGATGCCTCTGTCAAAGTCGAGAAGGACTGTTCACGGCTAGCAAGTAAGGACTTGGACCTGCTTACGGACACACAAATAACCCTCGAAGATCGTGACTATAAAACTCAGCTGAGCTCAGTCCTCCATTTCCAGCCAGATGTGTGCGACAAAATGGAAGAAGAAAATCTTATCCCTTCAGAGAACGGTGTGAAAGTGGAGAATGttgaagaaaaaccacagcagccCCTTGAAGTTGAACAAAAGCTTCGGTCACTACCTTATGTGCCCGCTTGTTTTGCTGGCAAGACCTGGTCAGAGATTATGGCTGAGGATGATCTGAAAGTGGAGGCACTGGTGAAGGAGTTCAAGGAAGGGCGATATTTATGTTATTTTGATAGCGAGTCTCTGGCCAATCACGGCAAGAAACTAAGGAAGAAACATCGATCTGACGTGAAAGACGTATCAAAAGTGACTTCCAAGGCGTCGGTTGACACTAGCTTGgatgtcactgttcctgaaatgttgCCGCACCTTCAAGAGAGGAACGATGAGGCTGAGCCTTCTCCAGCACCCTGCAAGCCGGAAGTGGACAAGAAGCCAGCTCTGAGGCACTGTCGCTTGGCATCCAGATGCCAGGTGGTCAAAGTCAGTCACGGCACCCAAACCAGCGAAGTCAGCTACCCAGTGGTCAAAACAAAATCCAGAAGGTTGCAACAGGAGCCGGAGAACATTTGGACCGGGCCAGAGCAAGAGGAGAGGGCTGACATGAAAACCAGGCTGTGCTCCTTGAGGTTGCCCAGAGCCTACAGCAAGATCATGAGCCCAGTTCAGCCCAGGACTGTCATTTACGTCCTGTCCTCACCTGACTTTACGTCAGCGGCACAAGCTGTCTCTCGGGATGGAAAGAGGAACTCCAAGGCTTCGGAAGACAGTGCCAGCCCAACCAAATACAAGTACAAGAAGTCCCCTGTGAGGTATTATGACCCTGCCACAAACCGGATTGTGAAGACCCCACCGAGCACCTTCAGCAGCGAGCGTCTGCGGCGATCGTCCCACCATGTGCGGCAGCTGTTCCGGAGTCTCAGCCCAGATATCAATATGGGGCAGCTTACAGACGACCGGAAGTGCAGCACCAACAAATCGTGGATGAAGGCTGACGTGTTGAAGGCCGGGGTGAAATCTGGCAATGGTGGTAGCCTCCAGCACCCCGGCAATGCCACCACCTCAATGCCGTGGCCTGCCGGTGGCCTCAAAACGAAGGATTGGGCCCTGGGCGAAAGCCCGAGCAGCGATTGCCCATCTAAAAGCACTGGCACTGCCTCCAGCTCCCGGCAACCGTCGCTGTCCAAGTCGCTGATGGGCTCCGATGGGCCTCCGCCGCCACGTCGCTTCTCTGATCAGAAGAGTGTCATCCTGTCGCCGCTGAGGAGGAACACGCCCGAATCTCCATTTGGCAAGCTCAACGTGTACGTCGGTCCGCGGAGCCGGCGGGCACCCGAGAAGGAGAATCCCCGCGCAGGGTCCGGAGAGGAGGTGCTCTCTAGCCTGAGGGGTGTGTCATCTCAGTCTGATTCGGGGGGTCTGACAACCGCTGTGGGCCCTCCTCCACCACGCAGGCCCCGCCTGCGATCCAGTTTCCGGGCGGTCCCCAACAAGGACGGTTCCTCGGGTGCAAAGGTGCTACGGAGGGAAGCTGAACACTCCAATGTGGCCGCCAGGGAGAAGGCGACTCTACGGCACAGCCCCCGGCAGGGCACCCGCAAGAGGAAGTGA
- the zdbf2 gene encoding DBF4-type zinc finger-containing protein 2 isoform X1, whose product MNDSASGDGPYPEQPIPETLTRQSRRGYCGCCKELYTCLDQHLQTIRHRQFASETRNLGSAKSLMERFLQDVIQYHPSRYKDNRSTYMDLPSISAPLLPKKELADIHSYQDDKDTVETREELPSTDNESIRSAHLLVGRNTSYNRAKGSGASPMFIGAPPSHKDSIIKEPTFGEQLMDISSPTHKDLCRTAFLGVSEGVLSCNKMDKHGHRIALGLYKPAPRKGIKDHDKSMAVSPPRCEQHEHWSPTLAQMNFPNVSSGPAFRFSKLHNINSQGAIAGSSLPQLRDYTGPSSPRCTGGPSQAEENKPQTRNTVTCLSTLKETKIVDRIEDLVSETIETVIQKYCNRQAPQSQDSDSENSAAEVKGMPTYCQLEKKRKAVETGRKSSVPGIKRPPEGDHHPCTSSNGNEMICNKQAIKDTASCFKKMLSLTLSNDRKSGGHHQGTGEDGSSDGSICSLGSQLGHLRSTSSSEWDASVKVEKDCSRLASKDLDLLTDTQITLEDRDYKTQLSSVLHFQPDVCDKMEEENLIPSENGVKVENVEEKPQQPLEVEQKLRSLPYVPACFAGKTWSEIMAEDDLKVEALVKEFKEGRYLCYFDSESLANHGKKLRKKHRSDVKDVSKVTSKASVDTSLDVTVPEMLPHLQERNDEAEPSPAPCKPEVDKKPALRHCRLASRCQVVKVSHGTQTSEVSYPVVKTKSRRLQQEPENIWTGPEQEERADMKTRLCSLRLPRAYSKIMSPVQPRTVIYVLSSPDFTSAAQAVSRDGKRNSKASEDSASPTKYKYKKSPVRYYDPATNRIVKTPPSTFSSERLRRSSHHVRQLFRSLSPDINMGQLTDDRKCSTNKSWMKADVLKAGVKSGNGGSLQHPGNATTSMPWPAGGLKTKDWALGESPSSDCPSKSTGTASSSRQPSLSKSLMGSDGPPPPRRFSDQKSVILSPLRRNTPESPFGKLNVYVGPRSRRAPEKENPRAGSGEEVLSSLRGVSSQSDSGGLTTAVGPPPPRRPRLRSSFRAVPNKDGSSGAKVLRREAEHSNVAAREKATLRHSPRQGTRKRK is encoded by the exons ATGAATGACAGTGCCAG TGGTGACGGACCGTACCCGGAACAGCCTATACCAGAGACACTCACGAGGCAGAGCAGGAGAGGCTATTGTGGTTGCTGTAAGGAGTTGTACACTTGTCTGGATCAG CACCTCCAGACAATTCGGCATAGGCAATTTGCCAGTGAGACCAGGAATCTGGGATCGGCTAAAAGCCTCATGGAGCGCTTCCTGCAGGATGTCATACAGTACCACCCGTCCCGATATAAAGACAACAG GTCAACATACATGGATCTGCCATCCATTAGTGCTCCACTTCTGCCGAAGAAGGAGCTTGCAGACATACATTCTTACCAAGATGACAAGGATACTGTTGAGACCAGAGAGGAGTTACCTAGCACGGATAACGAATCTATCCGATCAGCACACTTGCTAGTTGGGAGGAACACCAGTTACAACCGGGCCAAAGGCAGCGGTGCATCTCCTATGTTCATTGGGGCTCCACCAAGTCACAAAGACAGCATAATTAAAGAACCAACATTTGGAGAGCAGTTGATGGACATCAGCTCCCCTACCCATAAAGACTTGTGCAGGACTGCTTTCttgggtgtgagtgagggggtcCTCTCGTGCAATAAAATGGATAAGCATGGACATCGCATTGCTTTGGGCTTGTATAAACCTGCACCAAGGAAAGGAATAAAGGACCATGATAAGTCCATGGCTGTCAGCCCACCCAGATGCGAGCAGCATGAACATTGGAGTCCCACACTTGCTCAAATGAACTTTCCGAATGTCTCCTCAGGGCCAGCTTTTAGGTTTTCTAAATTGCACAACATTAATTCTCAGGGCGCAATAGCAGGATCTTCTCTTCCTCAACTCAGGGACTACACCGGGCCCAGTAGCCCACGATGTACTGGTGGGCCAAGCCAAGCTGAGGAGAACAAGCCACAGACCAGGAACACTGTCACTTGCCTCAGTACTCTCAAAGAAACCAAAATAGTGGACCGCATAGAGGATTTGGTCTCCGAGACCATTGAGACAGTCATTCAGAAATACTGTAACAGACAGGCACCACAATCGCAAGACAGTGACAGTGAGAATTCAGCAGCGGAAGTGAAAGGAATGCCTACATATTGCCAgcttgaaaagaaaaggaaagcagTAGAGACGGGCCGGAAGAGCAGTGTTCCAGGGATAAAAAGGCCCCCTGAAGGAGACCACCATCCTTGTACCTCTTCAAACGGTAATGAAATGATTTGCAACAAACAGGCAATTAAGGATACAGCGTCTTGCTTCAAGAAGATGCTGTCTTTAACTCTCTCCAATGATAGGAAATCTGGCGGGCATCATCAGGGCACTGGTGAAGATGGTAGTTCTGACGGCAGCATTTGTTCTCTTGGCAGCCAACTGGGGCACCTGCGGTCCACCAGCAGCTCCGAATGGGATGCCTCTGTCAAAGTCGAGAAGGACTGTTCACGGCTAGCAAGTAAGGACTTGGACCTGCTTACGGACACACAAATAACCCTCGAAGATCGTGACTATAAAACTCAGCTGAGCTCAGTCCTCCATTTCCAGCCAGATGTGTGCGACAAAATGGAAGAAGAAAATCTTATCCCTTCAGAGAACGGTGTGAAAGTGGAGAATGttgaagaaaaaccacagcagccCCTTGAAGTTGAACAAAAGCTTCGGTCACTACCTTATGTGCCCGCTTGTTTTGCTGGCAAGACCTGGTCAGAGATTATGGCTGAGGATGATCTGAAAGTGGAGGCACTGGTGAAGGAGTTCAAGGAAGGGCGATATTTATGTTATTTTGATAGCGAGTCTCTGGCCAATCACGGCAAGAAACTAAGGAAGAAACATCGATCTGACGTGAAAGACGTATCAAAAGTGACTTCCAAGGCGTCGGTTGACACTAGCTTGgatgtcactgttcctgaaatgttgCCGCACCTTCAAGAGAGGAACGATGAGGCTGAGCCTTCTCCAGCACCCTGCAAGCCGGAAGTGGACAAGAAGCCAGCTCTGAGGCACTGTCGCTTGGCATCCAGATGCCAGGTGGTCAAAGTCAGTCACGGCACCCAAACCAGCGAAGTCAGCTACCCAGTGGTCAAAACAAAATCCAGAAGGTTGCAACAGGAGCCGGAGAACATTTGGACCGGGCCAGAGCAAGAGGAGAGGGCTGACATGAAAACCAGGCTGTGCTCCTTGAGGTTGCCCAGAGCCTACAGCAAGATCATGAGCCCAGTTCAGCCCAGGACTGTCATTTACGTCCTGTCCTCACCTGACTTTACGTCAGCGGCACAAGCTGTCTCTCGGGATGGAAAGAGGAACTCCAAGGCTTCGGAAGACAGTGCCAGCCCAACCAAATACAAGTACAAGAAGTCCCCTGTGAGGTATTATGACCCTGCCACAAACCGGATTGTGAAGACCCCACCGAGCACCTTCAGCAGCGAGCGTCTGCGGCGATCGTCCCACCATGTGCGGCAGCTGTTCCGGAGTCTCAGCCCAGATATCAATATGGGGCAGCTTACAGACGACCGGAAGTGCAGCACCAACAAATCGTGGATGAAGGCTGACGTGTTGAAGGCCGGGGTGAAATCTGGCAATGGTGGTAGCCTCCAGCACCCCGGCAATGCCACCACCTCAATGCCGTGGCCTGCCGGTGGCCTCAAAACGAAGGATTGGGCCCTGGGCGAAAGCCCGAGCAGCGATTGCCCATCTAAAAGCACTGGCACTGCCTCCAGCTCCCGGCAACCGTCGCTGTCCAAGTCGCTGATGGGCTCCGATGGGCCTCCGCCGCCACGTCGCTTCTCTGATCAGAAGAGTGTCATCCTGTCGCCGCTGAGGAGGAACACGCCCGAATCTCCATTTGGCAAGCTCAACGTGTACGTCGGTCCGCGGAGCCGGCGGGCACCCGAGAAGGAGAATCCCCGCGCAGGGTCCGGAGAGGAGGTGCTCTCTAGCCTGAGGGGTGTGTCATCTCAGTCTGATTCGGGGGGTCTGACAACCGCTGTGGGCCCTCCTCCACCACGCAGGCCCCGCCTGCGATCCAGTTTCCGGGCGGTCCCCAACAAGGACGGTTCCTCGGGTGCAAAGGTGCTACGGAGGGAAGCTGAACACTCCAATGTGGCCGCCAGGGAGAAGGCGACTCTACGGCACAGCCCCCGGCAGGGCACCCGCAAGAGGAAGTGA
- the zdbf2 gene encoding DBF4-type zinc finger-containing protein 2 isoform X3, protein MERFLQDVIQYHPSRYKDNRSTYMDLPSISAPLLPKKELADIHSYQDDKDTVETREELPSTDNESIRSAHLLVGRNTSYNRAKGSGASPMFIGAPPSHKDSIIKEPTFGEQLMDISSPTHKDLCRTAFLGVSEGVLSCNKMDKHGHRIALGLYKPAPRKGIKDHDKSMAVSPPRCEQHEHWSPTLAQMNFPNVSSGPAFRFSKLHNINSQGAIAGSSLPQLRDYTGPSSPRCTGGPSQAEENKPQTRNTVTCLSTLKETKIVDRIEDLVSETIETVIQKYCNRQAPQSQDSDSENSAAEVKGMPTYCQLEKKRKAVETGRKSSVPGIKRPPEGDHHPCTSSNGNEMICNKQAIKDTASCFKKMLSLTLSNDRKSGGHHQGTGEDGSSDGSICSLGSQLGHLRSTSSSEWDASVKVEKDCSRLASKDLDLLTDTQITLEDRDYKTQLSSVLHFQPDVCDKMEEENLIPSENGVKVENVEEKPQQPLEVEQKLRSLPYVPACFAGKTWSEIMAEDDLKVEALVKEFKEGRYLCYFDSESLANHGKKLRKKHRSDVKDVSKVTSKASVDTSLDVTVPEMLPHLQERNDEAEPSPAPCKPEVDKKPALRHCRLASRCQVVKVSHGTQTSEVSYPVVKTKSRRLQQEPENIWTGPEQEERADMKTRLCSLRLPRAYSKIMSPVQPRTVIYVLSSPDFTSAAQAVSRDGKRNSKASEDSASPTKYKYKKSPVRYYDPATNRIVKTPPSTFSSERLRRSSHHVRQLFRSLSPDINMGQLTDDRKCSTNKSWMKADVLKAGVKSGNGGSLQHPGNATTSMPWPAGGLKTKDWALGESPSSDCPSKSTGTASSSRQPSLSKSLMGSDGPPPPRRFSDQKSVILSPLRRNTPESPFGKLNVYVGPRSRRAPEKENPRAGSGEEVLSSLRGVSSQSDSGGLTTAVGPPPPRRPRLRSSFRAVPNKDGSSGAKVLRREAEHSNVAAREKATLRHSPRQGTRKRK, encoded by the exons ATGGAGCGCTTCCTGCAGGATGTCATACAGTACCACCCGTCCCGATATAAAGACAACAG GTCAACATACATGGATCTGCCATCCATTAGTGCTCCACTTCTGCCGAAGAAGGAGCTTGCAGACATACATTCTTACCAAGATGACAAGGATACTGTTGAGACCAGAGAGGAGTTACCTAGCACGGATAACGAATCTATCCGATCAGCACACTTGCTAGTTGGGAGGAACACCAGTTACAACCGGGCCAAAGGCAGCGGTGCATCTCCTATGTTCATTGGGGCTCCACCAAGTCACAAAGACAGCATAATTAAAGAACCAACATTTGGAGAGCAGTTGATGGACATCAGCTCCCCTACCCATAAAGACTTGTGCAGGACTGCTTTCttgggtgtgagtgagggggtcCTCTCGTGCAATAAAATGGATAAGCATGGACATCGCATTGCTTTGGGCTTGTATAAACCTGCACCAAGGAAAGGAATAAAGGACCATGATAAGTCCATGGCTGTCAGCCCACCCAGATGCGAGCAGCATGAACATTGGAGTCCCACACTTGCTCAAATGAACTTTCCGAATGTCTCCTCAGGGCCAGCTTTTAGGTTTTCTAAATTGCACAACATTAATTCTCAGGGCGCAATAGCAGGATCTTCTCTTCCTCAACTCAGGGACTACACCGGGCCCAGTAGCCCACGATGTACTGGTGGGCCAAGCCAAGCTGAGGAGAACAAGCCACAGACCAGGAACACTGTCACTTGCCTCAGTACTCTCAAAGAAACCAAAATAGTGGACCGCATAGAGGATTTGGTCTCCGAGACCATTGAGACAGTCATTCAGAAATACTGTAACAGACAGGCACCACAATCGCAAGACAGTGACAGTGAGAATTCAGCAGCGGAAGTGAAAGGAATGCCTACATATTGCCAgcttgaaaagaaaaggaaagcagTAGAGACGGGCCGGAAGAGCAGTGTTCCAGGGATAAAAAGGCCCCCTGAAGGAGACCACCATCCTTGTACCTCTTCAAACGGTAATGAAATGATTTGCAACAAACAGGCAATTAAGGATACAGCGTCTTGCTTCAAGAAGATGCTGTCTTTAACTCTCTCCAATGATAGGAAATCTGGCGGGCATCATCAGGGCACTGGTGAAGATGGTAGTTCTGACGGCAGCATTTGTTCTCTTGGCAGCCAACTGGGGCACCTGCGGTCCACCAGCAGCTCCGAATGGGATGCCTCTGTCAAAGTCGAGAAGGACTGTTCACGGCTAGCAAGTAAGGACTTGGACCTGCTTACGGACACACAAATAACCCTCGAAGATCGTGACTATAAAACTCAGCTGAGCTCAGTCCTCCATTTCCAGCCAGATGTGTGCGACAAAATGGAAGAAGAAAATCTTATCCCTTCAGAGAACGGTGTGAAAGTGGAGAATGttgaagaaaaaccacagcagccCCTTGAAGTTGAACAAAAGCTTCGGTCACTACCTTATGTGCCCGCTTGTTTTGCTGGCAAGACCTGGTCAGAGATTATGGCTGAGGATGATCTGAAAGTGGAGGCACTGGTGAAGGAGTTCAAGGAAGGGCGATATTTATGTTATTTTGATAGCGAGTCTCTGGCCAATCACGGCAAGAAACTAAGGAAGAAACATCGATCTGACGTGAAAGACGTATCAAAAGTGACTTCCAAGGCGTCGGTTGACACTAGCTTGgatgtcactgttcctgaaatgttgCCGCACCTTCAAGAGAGGAACGATGAGGCTGAGCCTTCTCCAGCACCCTGCAAGCCGGAAGTGGACAAGAAGCCAGCTCTGAGGCACTGTCGCTTGGCATCCAGATGCCAGGTGGTCAAAGTCAGTCACGGCACCCAAACCAGCGAAGTCAGCTACCCAGTGGTCAAAACAAAATCCAGAAGGTTGCAACAGGAGCCGGAGAACATTTGGACCGGGCCAGAGCAAGAGGAGAGGGCTGACATGAAAACCAGGCTGTGCTCCTTGAGGTTGCCCAGAGCCTACAGCAAGATCATGAGCCCAGTTCAGCCCAGGACTGTCATTTACGTCCTGTCCTCACCTGACTTTACGTCAGCGGCACAAGCTGTCTCTCGGGATGGAAAGAGGAACTCCAAGGCTTCGGAAGACAGTGCCAGCCCAACCAAATACAAGTACAAGAAGTCCCCTGTGAGGTATTATGACCCTGCCACAAACCGGATTGTGAAGACCCCACCGAGCACCTTCAGCAGCGAGCGTCTGCGGCGATCGTCCCACCATGTGCGGCAGCTGTTCCGGAGTCTCAGCCCAGATATCAATATGGGGCAGCTTACAGACGACCGGAAGTGCAGCACCAACAAATCGTGGATGAAGGCTGACGTGTTGAAGGCCGGGGTGAAATCTGGCAATGGTGGTAGCCTCCAGCACCCCGGCAATGCCACCACCTCAATGCCGTGGCCTGCCGGTGGCCTCAAAACGAAGGATTGGGCCCTGGGCGAAAGCCCGAGCAGCGATTGCCCATCTAAAAGCACTGGCACTGCCTCCAGCTCCCGGCAACCGTCGCTGTCCAAGTCGCTGATGGGCTCCGATGGGCCTCCGCCGCCACGTCGCTTCTCTGATCAGAAGAGTGTCATCCTGTCGCCGCTGAGGAGGAACACGCCCGAATCTCCATTTGGCAAGCTCAACGTGTACGTCGGTCCGCGGAGCCGGCGGGCACCCGAGAAGGAGAATCCCCGCGCAGGGTCCGGAGAGGAGGTGCTCTCTAGCCTGAGGGGTGTGTCATCTCAGTCTGATTCGGGGGGTCTGACAACCGCTGTGGGCCCTCCTCCACCACGCAGGCCCCGCCTGCGATCCAGTTTCCGGGCGGTCCCCAACAAGGACGGTTCCTCGGGTGCAAAGGTGCTACGGAGGGAAGCTGAACACTCCAATGTGGCCGCCAGGGAGAAGGCGACTCTACGGCACAGCCCCCGGCAGGGCACCCGCAAGAGGAAGTGA